The genomic stretch TAGCCGtaggaactgatcccaagaacccccaaaatcaataacacgCGTACGTAACATATCCCCCAACATCTGAATAGTGCACTAGGaatgtccgtccgtctgagggtgaaatgttgtactctgCTGTACCTGTGTACCTAACTCTCGTTGCACTGCCatccaaaactgtgatgtaaactgtgtgcccctatctgaaataatggacaCTGGCACCCCATGAATGCAAACAATCTCGCGGATATAGATCCCTTCTAATCGCTCCTAAGAATAAGTAGTGCCAACTGGAATAaaatgtgcggacttggtcaacctgtctacaatcacccaaatggcatcaaatttCCTTGAAGTCCGTGAAAGCCccactacaaagtccatggtaatacgctcccacttccactccggaatatcaAGTCTCTGAAGTAAtccgcccggtctctgatgctcatactttacctgctgacaatttaaacaccaagctacaaacccaactatgtctttcttcatttttctccaccaatagtgctgcctcaaatcctgatacatctttgtggaacccggatgaatagagtaccacgAACTGTGGGCTTCTTCAATAATCAATTCACATAAACCATCTACATTtggcacacaaattcgaccttgcatcctcaataccccattatCTCCGATAGTAACATCTTTGGCATCACTGTGCTGAACTGTGTCCTTCAAGACAAGTAAATGGGGATCaacatactggcgctctctaatgcagTCATATAAAGAAGtcagaaaccacacaagctacaacccgactgggatccgaaacatctaatctcacaaactgattggccaaggcttgaacctTCAGTGCTAATAACCTCTCTGCTACCGGTAGATATGCTAAACTGCCCAAACTCTCTGCCTTTCGattcaatgcatcggccaccatgttggccttccccggatgatacagaatggtgatatcataatctttaagtaactctaaccaccttcgctgtcgcaaattaagatccttttgtttgaatagATGTTGTAGACTCTGGTGGTCAGTATAGACCTCACAATGGACACCGTACAACTaatgccgccaaatcttcaaggcatgaataatagctGCCAATTCACAGTCGTgcaccggataattcttctcatataccttcaattgtctggatgtgtaggcaatcaccctaccgtcttgcATTAACACCGCGCCGAGACCAATacgcgatgcatcacaatacacaatatAAGAAATGGTACCTATaggcaaaactaatactggagtagtagtcaaagttgtcttgagcttttggaagctcTCCCCACACTCCTCAGACCATCTGAAcgaagcacccttctgggtcaacctggtcataggtgcaGCAATAGAAGAGAAACCCTGTAAATCAGCGATAATAccctgccaagccaagaaaactccaaatctctatagTTGAGGATGGCCTGGGCAAagtctgaactgcctctatcttcttcggatccacatTGATTCCTTCactggacactatgtgtcccaagaATGCCATAGAACTAAGCCAGAACGCACACTTAGAGAATttggcataaagtttctcctccctcagccTCTGTAATACAATACCCATATGTTGCGCATGATGCTCCTAgctacgtgagtacaccaggatatcatcaataaataccacgacaaatgaatcaagatatggctgaaatacactattcattaagtgcataaatgttgttgggggcgttagtcaacccaaaagacattacaagaaattcatagtgaccataacgggtcctgaatTCCGTCTTTAAAATATCCAAATCCTaaattttcaactggtgatagccagaccgcaaatcaatttttgaaaataccttggcaccttgtagctgatcaaataggtcatcaatacgaggcaatggGTACCTGTTCTTtattataaccttgttcaactgtcgataatcaatacacgTGCATGGATCCATCTTTCTTTTTTACAGACTAGACTGGAGCACCTCGCGGTgatatactaggccgaatgaagccTTTGACAAGAaactcttgcaactgctcctttaattctttcaattCTGCTGGGGCCAtccgatatggtggaatagaaatgggctgagtgcccggtaccaattcgataccaaaatcaatatctctgtctggTGGCATATCCAACaaatctgtaggaaacacatccgggAAGTCTCGCACTATCGGtacagaatcaatagtaggagtgtCTGCATCAACAACTCTTACAAAAGCCAAATATGATAGACACCCCTTCCAACCATTCGATGGGCCTTTAAGTAAGAAATTACTCTAATGGGAACATATTCTAGAGAACCTTTCCACTCGACCTTGGGAAATCCCGGCATATCCAGTGTCATAGTTTTTGCGTGACAGTCCAGGATAGCATGACatagagacaaccaatccatacccaaaatcacatcgaaatcaacgATACTGAGCAATAGGAGATCAACTCTGGTCTCCAGTTCCCTAATAgttaccacacacgaccgatacacacagtacacaataatagtatcgcccaatggtgtagatacatgaacagataaaGTGAAGGACTCACGGGgtatatccaaataatgagcaaaatatgatgaaacaTACGAGTatgtggaaccagggtcaaataatatagaagctTCCCTGTGGaatactgagacaatacctgtgatcactgcATCTGAAGCAATGACATCTGGTCTggcaggaagggcatagaatcgagcctgaccgccacctgatcggcctccccctctagggaagCCTTTAGCTGACTGGGCCCCACCTtgagctggctgggcaggtggtgcATCTGTTGGTGCTGGTTCCATCGGCCGAGAAATCTGTTGTGTGGTTCCACTTAACAACCTAGGGCAATCTCTCTTGAAATGGCCGAGATCCTCACACTCGAAACAACCCCTCATCTGACGGAACTGCTGCTCCTGATACCCCGCAGAGCTACCCGTCGAAACTTGAGTAGATGAAGCATGATGAGAACTTTGTGCTGGTAGTGCGCTGAATGAAGACTGGCCTGAACGAGCAATGTGAAAACCgtggctgactaatgccccacgATGAGTTGGCTGAGTCATCTGAGCATGTCTGAAATGATGACCCCTGCTGTGGTGAAACTGACCTCCAAAAGGGACACCACCCAAACTATCagatccacgaggcctcttggcctccctctttaCCCGCTCCTAACGGCGAACCGACTCTATGTCCCGAGCAATGTCGACAACCTCTTCATAAGAAGCACTAgttaccctctctctagtcataagaccGCATATGATATgcgaggccatcaatgaacctcttgatcctctctctatctgtgggAACCAGCCAAACAGCATGGCGGGCTAACTCAGAAattctcatctcatactgtgtcattGTCATATCATCCTAACATAACTGCTCGAACTATTTGTGTAGCTCCTATCAgcgggactgcggtacatacttctccaggtaGATAACGGAGAACTGTTGCCACGTAAGGGGCGCTGAACCAACCAGCTTACGCCtttcataagcctcccaccaagtgaaggcagctccagagaactggaaagtagtgaacgagaccccactagtctccaaaatacatgctgtacgaagaatcctctaacacttatccaagaaaccctgggcatcctcgccctctgcaccgctaaaagtcgtaggctaaagtctaccaaacctctccaatctacgttGCTCATCATCATGCATGGTAGGGAACACATAGTCCTGAACAAATGGAACTGGCTGGGCTGGTGgtacccccggtgtctgaagtccctgcaccacCTGATCTGGAGTATGGGCAGTAAGGGTATGAGTACCTCCCCCTGCCTGAGAAGTGGCAGGTGCGGCCTGAGTCGAAACCACCTGGGCAAGACCAATGCAAACATTCAGTATCTaggccaaagtctcctgaaggcctggaatcacaataggcacaattGGTGCCTGAGTTGGCTCGGCCATAGCTGGAATCTGCTCCTAAGATGGAGTAACTAGTGGTACTACAGGTGCTACTCCAACTGCTAAACGAGCCACACCCTGACCTCTACCATGGCCCCGGCCTCTCGCGTCCCTccctggtggtactggtggctgGCCGTCTGATCCAGAAGTACGTgtactcaccatctgtgagataatgaaataacaaaaattttagtttccagaattaacaagttcgcacgacagaATACAAGAAAGTGAAATGTTCCTAAGGGTTCTATAGcctttcgaagataagtacaaacgtctccgtatcgatccgcaagactctactaaacctgctcatgactcgtgagacctacgtaacctaggctctgataccaacttgtcacgacccaaaatctcacctgtcgtgatggcgcctatcgtggtactaggcaagcctcaactcaatATCATAACACAATAGAAATTTTAAATAAATGCGaaagcagttaatattaaataaaaccttttaaaatagaATATAAttccaaaagtactaaacaatccatccctaaaaccgatgtcactgagtgcatgagcatctaaataatAACAACATTCGACTaataaaacactgtctgaaataTAGAACAATACAACATGAAAGGAAGGGAGAGTCATGGTCAACGAGCActatgcagctacctcaatagtcttctgagtctgactcctcaatcaaAAACCACCGTGTCCAGAAGTGCTtggatctgtacacgaggtacagggggtaacgtgagtacaccaactcagtaagtaacataaataaataaggaactgagaagtactGACGAGCTATGaaaatacagttatctcaataactttcaattTAACACTTTAAATCTCATCAGTGCGTACTCAAGTGAACCACATATCAAATATTCCAGAAATATGTATGACAAGGACACATAGCAACTAAGTTCAGTAATTAACTGAAGACAAATACAACCTCTCAAGGCAACAGTCACTCAGCTCATCTCAACAGCTCAATCACTCGGATCTCAGCCCTCAATAATcatactcaataggtacctgcgctcactgagggtgtacagactctggaggggatccttcagcccaagcgctataattgcacggacaactcacatgttgcacggacaactcacgtgctataatataatatctggatctgcacggacaactcacgtgctataataaaatatttggatccgcatggacaactcacgtgctatagtatcaataacctcacaattaggccctcggcctcactcagtcatcaatctctcccgTCTCTCGGGCTCTCGAAAATCATATAAACAATCCAGACAGAAGTAAtgtcatgtatcaacaatgaacaaCAAGAGACAGgggcataataagcaagaaaagctatgactgagtacaaaacaatAATTAGCAactaattcagcaagtacacgacctctcaggtctcaacagtgatcacataaggctaaacatgatttctaacatgaagtacaatCAATTTCCatgaaaacagagggaacataTATTAAACAGTTGGCTAATTGATTCCACAGTCTcgcgggacggactaagtcacaatccctatggtGTACGCCCATATGCCCGTCACCtaacatgtgcgtcaccttaaaaaaatagtcatacgacataatgtccggggtttcataccctcaagaccagatttataaccgttaccTACATCAAaccgagcaaaatcctactccgcaatgcctttgcctctcaaatcggcctacgaatgcctcgaatctagccacaaacaattcaATTCAATCAATACCATTTATAGGCATTAATTCCCTATGAAATTCtatattttccattaaaaatccgaaattgcactcaaaatttgcctgtggggcccacgtctcagaatccggcgaaactcataaaatccgacaacctattccgatacgagttcaaccataccaaaattatcaaattccgacaacaactcgacctctaaatcttaattttacatttttgaaaagttttgcaaaaattccaatttcttccatttaaatctgaATTAAATGATTAATATAAC from Nicotiana sylvestris chromosome 12, ASM39365v2, whole genome shotgun sequence encodes the following:
- the LOC138883838 gene encoding uncharacterized protein, with amino-acid sequence MTQPTHRGALVSHGFHIARSGQSSFSALPAQSSHHASSTQVSTGSSAGYQEQQFRQMRGCFECEDLGHFKRDCPRLLSGTTQQISRPMEPAPTDAPPAQPAQGGAQSAKGFPRGGGRSGGGQARFYALPARPDVIASDAVITGIVSVFHREASILFDPGSTYSYVSSYFAHYLDIPRESFTLSVHVSTPLGDTIIVYCVYRSCVVTIRELETRVDLLLLSIVDFDVILGMDWLSLCHAILDCHAKTMTLDMPGFPKVEWKDTPTIDSVPIVRDFPDVFPTDLLDMPPDRDIDFGIELVPGTQPISIPPYRMAPAELKELKEQLQEFLVKGFIRPSISPRGAPV